In Thalassotalea fonticola, a single genomic region encodes these proteins:
- a CDS encoding complement resistance protein TraT has product MKKFNRYFTGLFVVFFTLSLAGCGALHTSIKKRNLDVQTKMSSTVWLDPVPPEKRTVFLQLRNTSDKPGLTYENEVRAAIAAKGYQVIDNPDIAHYWLQVNVLQVGRTDLRAGDSFGSFGSAIAGGVAGAQFGGGSGQVAAGVAGAGLGVIFDAMVDDNLFTMITDIQISEKVKDGVRVNQSEKAVLKQGESGSKTQTSSEVVDRKKYQTRIVSLANKANLEFAEAEPPLRLGLINSLSGML; this is encoded by the coding sequence ATGAAAAAATTTAATCGATATTTTACTGGCTTATTTGTAGTGTTTTTTACTTTGTCGCTTGCTGGCTGTGGAGCCTTGCATACATCAATTAAAAAACGCAACCTGGATGTGCAAACTAAGATGTCTTCTACAGTGTGGCTTGACCCTGTGCCACCTGAAAAGCGTACGGTATTTTTGCAGTTAAGAAATACGTCAGATAAGCCAGGTTTAACTTATGAAAATGAAGTGCGAGCGGCAATTGCCGCGAAAGGTTATCAAGTAATTGATAACCCAGACATTGCACATTACTGGTTACAGGTTAATGTGTTGCAAGTTGGACGCACTGATTTACGAGCGGGCGACTCATTTGGTAGTTTTGGCTCTGCAATTGCTGGCGGTGTTGCTGGTGCACAATTTGGTGGAGGTAGCGGGCAAGTGGCAGCAGGTGTTGCTGGTGCTGGTTTAGGTGTAATTTTTGATGCCATGGTTGATGATAACTTGTTTACTATGATCACTGACATTCAAATTTCTGAAAAAGTTAAAGACGGAGTTCGAGTTAACCAATCTGAAAAAGCAGTGCTTAAACAAGGTGAATCAGGCTCTAAAACACAAACCAGCTCTGAAGTTGTTGATCGTAAGAAATACCAAACTCGCATAGTGTCTCTAGCGAATAAAGCGAACTTAGAATTTGCTGAAGCAGAGCCGCCATTACGCCTAGGTTTGATTAACTCGTTATCTGGGATGTTGTAG
- the rpsR gene encoding 30S ribosomal protein S18: MSRFFRRRKFCRFTAEGVAEIDYKDIATLKNYITESGKIVPSRITGTSAKYQRQLGRAIKRARYLSLLPYTDLHK; the protein is encoded by the coding sequence ATGTCACGTTTTTTTAGACGTCGTAAATTCTGCCGTTTTACCGCAGAGGGCGTTGCTGAGATCGATTACAAAGATATCGCAACGTTAAAAAACTATATCACTGAAAGTGGTAAAATCGTTCCTAGCCGTATCACTGGTACATCAGCTAAGTATCAACGTCAACTTGGTCGTGCGATCAAGCGTGCTCGTTACTTATCTTTATTACCATATACTGATCTACACAAGTAA
- the rlmB gene encoding 23S rRNA (guanosine(2251)-2'-O)-methyltransferase RlmB translates to MAKHDELVFGIHAVTALINKSPERFIELWCLKGREDERLLPIINLARKYGVSVQLMHRKALDDKSEGEQHQGVIAKVKPGKVFTENDLADIVEQTVAKNEQPFLLILDGVTDPHNLGACLRNADAAGVQAIVVPKDNAARITSTVRKVAVGAAESIPLIQVTNLARSMKALQEMGIWIIGTAGEATQSLYDCKLTGPMALVMGAEGKGMRRLTRETCDALVKLPMAGEVSSLNVSVASGICLFEIVRQRLHG, encoded by the coding sequence ATGGCAAAGCACGACGAGTTAGTTTTTGGTATTCACGCAGTAACGGCTTTAATAAATAAAAGCCCTGAGCGCTTCATTGAACTGTGGTGTTTAAAAGGGCGTGAAGACGAACGCTTATTACCGATTATAAATTTAGCTCGTAAATACGGCGTATCAGTGCAATTAATGCACCGTAAAGCTTTGGATGACAAAAGTGAAGGCGAGCAACATCAAGGTGTGATTGCCAAAGTTAAGCCGGGTAAAGTGTTTACTGAAAATGACTTAGCCGACATCGTTGAACAAACAGTTGCTAAAAACGAACAACCATTTTTATTAATTCTAGATGGCGTTACTGACCCGCATAACCTTGGTGCTTGTTTACGCAACGCCGATGCTGCAGGTGTACAAGCTATTGTAGTGCCAAAAGATAATGCTGCCCGTATTACCTCTACGGTTCGTAAAGTTGCGGTAGGCGCAGCCGAAAGTATTCCGTTAATTCAAGTTACTAACCTTGCTCGCTCTATGAAAGCTTTGCAAGAAATGGGCATATGGATTATTGGCACTGCAGGTGAAGCAACTCAATCACTGTATGATTGCAAGTTAACAGGGCCTATGGCGCTTGTTATGGGCGCAGAGGGTAAAGGTATGCGCCGCTTAACACGTGAAACCTGCGATGCCTTAGTAAAACTGCCAATGGCTGGTGAAGTATCAAGTTTAAATGTATCTGTAGCATCAGGTATTTGCTTGTTCGAAATAGTTCGCCAACGACTACATGGCTAA
- a CDS encoding 1-aminocyclopropane-1-carboxylate deaminase/D-cysteine desulfhydrase → MNLSPVNQIVHPDFNKYGVEVFIKRDDLIHPIISGNKWRKLKYNLRSAQELGCQQILSFGGAFSNHIHALAFACKQQNLQAIGVIRGEEQYQHNFTLSWAKYWHMELRFIDRITYKKRNNADYIAQLQAEFPEAFIVPEGGSNQLALPGVGEVITELNEQSEYDYLLTPVGSGGTIAGLIKTDNNQHKILGIAVLKQGDYLANEVNALLGDGADNYNKWQILNQFHRGGYGKYKPEDAERMLQFSQTTGIPLEPVYSGKMILALLDLLEQDYFKAGAKIMLLHTGGLQGLGGMAERGLISADDWPVPEQAPSISR, encoded by the coding sequence ATGAATCTAAGTCCAGTAAACCAAATTGTTCACCCTGACTTTAATAAATATGGAGTAGAGGTTTTTATAAAACGTGATGATTTAATACATCCGATTATATCAGGTAATAAATGGCGCAAACTTAAGTACAATTTACGTTCTGCTCAAGAGTTGGGTTGTCAGCAAATCCTCAGTTTTGGCGGCGCATTCTCGAACCATATCCACGCTTTAGCTTTTGCCTGTAAACAACAGAACTTACAAGCTATAGGAGTTATTCGAGGAGAAGAACAATACCAGCATAATTTCACTTTAAGCTGGGCAAAATATTGGCATATGGAGTTAAGGTTTATTGACCGGATAACGTATAAAAAGCGCAATAACGCTGATTATATTGCTCAACTGCAAGCAGAATTTCCTGAGGCATTTATAGTACCTGAAGGTGGCAGTAATCAATTGGCATTACCAGGAGTAGGCGAAGTAATAACAGAGCTTAATGAACAAAGTGAATATGACTATTTATTAACACCGGTTGGCAGCGGCGGCACTATCGCAGGTTTAATAAAAACAGATAACAATCAACATAAAATACTCGGTATCGCAGTATTAAAGCAAGGAGACTACTTAGCCAATGAAGTAAATGCCTTACTCGGCGATGGTGCAGATAATTATAATAAATGGCAGATATTAAACCAATTTCATCGCGGTGGTTATGGTAAGTATAAGCCCGAGGATGCAGAGCGAATGTTGCAATTTAGCCAAACCACGGGAATTCCCTTAGAGCCTGTATATTCTGGAAAAATGATATTGGCTTTACTTGATTTACTAGAGCAAGATTATTTCAAAGCAGGTGCAAAAATAATGCTGTTACACACCGGAGGATTACAAGGTCTGGGCGGTATGGCAGAACGAGGCTTAATTAGCGCAGATGATTGGCCTGTTCCAGAACAGGCTCCAAGCATAAGTAGATAA
- the priB gene encoding primosomal replication protein N translates to MTENCLVLIGAVVKAPDVSISPAGIAHIKFSLEHRSVQMEDGLNRQVFVRMQVVATGQWSQKISRELIAGCNVKVNGFINRHETKNGNPILVLHASQIEMIK, encoded by the coding sequence GTGACTGAAAATTGCCTTGTATTGATAGGCGCGGTAGTTAAGGCTCCGGATGTATCAATAAGCCCTGCGGGGATTGCCCATATTAAGTTTTCATTAGAGCATCGCTCAGTGCAAATGGAAGATGGACTTAACCGTCAAGTGTTCGTAAGAATGCAAGTAGTAGCAACAGGACAATGGTCACAAAAAATATCTCGTGAATTAATAGCGGGCTGTAACGTAAAAGTGAACGGTTTTATAAACCGCCACGAAACTAAAAATGGAAATCCAATTTTAGTGTTACATGCATCGCAAATTGAAATGATTAAATAG
- the rpsF gene encoding 30S ribosomal protein S6: protein MRHYEIVFMVHPDQSEQVTGMIQRYSDMITTAEGTIHRLEDWGRRQLAYPINKLHKAHYVLMNIEAPQSVIDELETSFRYNDVVIRNMIMRTKGAVTEASPMAAAKDDRRDDRREKKEVTKEAPAATAPVAEEAASAE, encoded by the coding sequence ATGCGTCATTACGAAATCGTATTTATGGTTCACCCTGATCAGAGTGAACAAGTAACTGGTATGATCCAACGTTACTCAGACATGATCACTACTGCTGAAGGCACAATCCACCGTCTTGAAGACTGGGGTCGTCGTCAATTAGCATACCCAATCAATAAACTACACAAAGCACACTATGTTCTTATGAACATTGAAGCGCCTCAGTCAGTTATTGATGAGTTAGAAACTTCTTTCCGTTATAACGATGTTGTTATTCGTAACATGATCATGCGCACTAAAGGCGCGGTAACTGAAGCATCACCTATGGCTGCTGCTAAAGATGACCGTCGCGATGACCGCCGCGAGAAAAAAGAAGTTACTAAAGAAGCTCCAGCTGCAACAGCACCAGTTGCTGAAGAAGCTGCAAGCGCAGAATAG
- the rnr gene encoding ribonuclease R produces MKNKDPHHQRESAKYDNPVASREFLLSLIEQKGHPMTFAQVCKELGYKDEDQKVGVKRRLRAMENAGQLVFTKFKQYAIASKSSVITGVVIGHRDGFGFLKPDEGDKDLYIPYHEMRKLFHGDVVEARVTESSDAKGRQEVRILDVLQPRKDKIIGRIFVEKSVITVIPEDARISHEIIIPSDKRLGARQGQMVIVDIIQRPTKRTTPLGKITEVLGEHMAPGMEIQVALHQHDLPHSWSEELLAEISALTPEVDDEAKKGRIDLRELPLVTIDGEDARDFDDAVYCRPEKDGGWRLWVAIADVSYYVRPGTALDGEAIKRGNSVYFPNQVIPMLPEVLSNGLCSLNPDVDRLCMVSEMSISANGKLQDSKFYPAVMNSHARFTYTKVAAILEGDKDLRQQYDARVGDLEELHRLYHSLVVARRGRGAIEFETEEVRFIFNADRKIDSVEPVVRNDAHKIIEECMILANVATAEFVTKHEKPGLYRVHDKPNEEKYNNLVKYLSELGIELTKKDEPTSADFGEIITKVADRPDHELIQTMLLRSMKQAVYQCENLGHFGLALPAYSHFTSPIRRYPDLVIHRVIKAILEKQENSKVNAGFYEYDQQEASELGEHCSMTERRADDATREVSDWLKCEFMQDHVGDTFTGVIATVTNFGFFVRLQDFHIEGLVHISSLGKDYYSHDEVRMCLVGENSKKKYHVGDILEVQVAAVNLEEKKIDLILGGDNAPSDLNKKQKKKVKSTQHKAENKGKTVERKPFEPGKSKNKDKAKPKTGKRQKAKGRPGKNARKKAKT; encoded by the coding sequence CATCAACGTGAATCAGCCAAATACGACAACCCTGTGGCAAGTCGTGAATTTCTCTTATCTCTTATCGAACAAAAAGGTCATCCGATGACGTTTGCGCAAGTTTGTAAAGAGCTTGGTTATAAAGATGAAGATCAAAAAGTTGGTGTTAAACGTAGATTACGAGCAATGGAAAATGCTGGTCAGTTGGTATTTACCAAATTCAAACAGTATGCAATTGCCAGTAAATCTTCAGTTATTACCGGTGTAGTGATCGGTCATCGCGATGGCTTTGGTTTTTTAAAGCCTGATGAGGGGGATAAAGATTTATATATTCCTTACCATGAAATGCGTAAACTTTTTCATGGTGATGTGGTTGAAGCTCGGGTAACTGAAAGTTCTGATGCAAAAGGCCGTCAAGAAGTTCGTATTTTAGATGTACTGCAACCGAGAAAAGATAAAATTATCGGTCGTATTTTTGTTGAAAAATCGGTGATAACGGTTATTCCCGAAGATGCGCGTATTAGCCATGAAATTATTATTCCAAGTGATAAGCGGTTGGGTGCACGTCAAGGTCAAATGGTTATCGTTGACATCATTCAACGACCAACAAAACGTACCACACCGCTAGGTAAAATTACTGAAGTACTCGGTGAACATATGGCGCCGGGTATGGAAATACAGGTGGCCTTACACCAGCATGACTTACCACACTCATGGTCAGAAGAATTGCTGGCTGAAATAAGTGCACTTACCCCTGAAGTTGATGATGAAGCAAAAAAAGGCAGAATAGACTTACGCGAACTACCACTTGTTACCATTGATGGTGAAGACGCTCGAGACTTTGATGATGCAGTATATTGCCGTCCTGAAAAAGATGGTGGTTGGCGATTGTGGGTAGCAATAGCCGATGTCAGTTATTATGTGCGCCCCGGAACTGCCTTAGATGGCGAGGCTATTAAACGTGGTAACTCAGTATATTTCCCTAACCAAGTTATTCCTATGCTGCCGGAAGTATTATCAAACGGTTTGTGTTCATTAAACCCTGACGTTGACCGTTTGTGTATGGTATCTGAAATGAGCATTAGTGCTAATGGTAAATTGCAAGATTCAAAATTTTACCCAGCAGTAATGAACTCTCATGCGCGCTTTACTTATACAAAAGTAGCGGCAATTTTAGAAGGTGATAAAGATCTTCGTCAGCAATACGATGCACGCGTTGGCGATCTTGAAGAATTACACCGTTTATATCATAGCCTTGTAGTTGCTAGACGCGGCCGCGGCGCAATAGAGTTTGAAACTGAAGAAGTGCGTTTTATTTTTAACGCTGATCGCAAAATTGATTCTGTTGAACCTGTGGTGCGTAATGATGCGCATAAAATCATCGAAGAATGTATGATTTTAGCCAATGTAGCCACGGCTGAGTTTGTTACCAAGCATGAAAAGCCCGGCTTATATCGCGTGCATGATAAACCTAATGAAGAAAAATATAACAATTTAGTTAAGTACCTGAGCGAGTTAGGCATAGAGTTAACGAAAAAAGATGAACCAACATCTGCTGATTTTGGTGAGATCATAACGAAAGTTGCCGATCGGCCTGATCATGAATTGATCCAAACTATGTTATTGCGTTCGATGAAACAAGCAGTATATCAGTGTGAAAACCTGGGCCATTTTGGTCTAGCATTACCTGCATATTCACACTTTACCTCACCAATTAGACGATACCCTGATTTAGTTATACATAGGGTGATTAAAGCGATATTAGAAAAGCAAGAAAATAGTAAAGTTAATGCTGGTTTCTATGAATATGATCAACAAGAAGCATCTGAGTTAGGTGAGCATTGTTCGATGACTGAGCGCCGTGCTGATGATGCAACCCGAGAAGTCTCTGACTGGCTAAAATGTGAATTTATGCAAGACCACGTTGGTGATACGTTTACTGGGGTGATTGCCACTGTGACCAACTTTGGCTTCTTTGTACGCCTGCAAGATTTTCATATTGAAGGTTTAGTGCATATTAGCTCGCTCGGTAAGGACTATTATTCTCATGATGAAGTACGCATGTGCTTGGTGGGAGAGAACTCGAAGAAGAAATATCATGTTGGTGATATTCTTGAAGTGCAAGTTGCTGCGGTTAACCTTGAAGAAAAGAAAATTGACCTTATTTTGGGGGGCGATAATGCGCCATCTGATTTAAACAAAAAGCAAAAGAAAAAGGTTAAAAGTACTCAACATAAAGCCGAAAACAAAGGCAAAACTGTTGAACGTAAGCCGTTTGAACCAGGCAAGAGTAAAAACAAAGATAAAGCTAAACCTAAAACTGGAAAACGACAAAAAGCTAAAGGTCGCCCGGGTAAAAACGCTCGTAAAAAAGCAAAAACCTAA
- the rplI gene encoding 50S ribosomal protein L9, whose protein sequence is MQVILLDKIAKLGGLGDQVTVKSGYARNYLLPQGKAVIASKANVEHFETRRAELEAKLAAVLATAQARAAKLTELAEVTIASKAGDEGKLFGSIGTNDIAAAITEAGVEVVKAEVRLPLGSIRETGTNEIVIHLHADVDTTINVVVIAEA, encoded by the coding sequence ATGCAAGTAATTCTTCTTGATAAAATTGCCAAGTTAGGCGGCCTGGGTGATCAGGTAACAGTTAAGTCTGGATATGCACGTAACTACTTATTACCGCAAGGTAAAGCAGTTATTGCATCAAAAGCTAACGTTGAACACTTCGAAACACGTCGTGCTGAACTTGAAGCAAAATTAGCTGCTGTTCTAGCTACTGCACAAGCTCGCGCTGCTAAATTAACTGAGTTAGCTGAAGTTACTATCGCTTCTAAAGCGGGTGACGAAGGTAAATTGTTTGGTTCTATCGGTACTAACGATATTGCTGCAGCAATTACTGAAGCTGGTGTTGAAGTTGTTAAAGCAGAAGTTCGTCTTCCTTTAGGTTCAATCCGTGAAACTGGTACTAACGAAATCGTTATTCACCTTCACGCAGACGTAGACACAACTATCAACGTTGTAGTTATCGCTGAAGCTTAA
- the dapA gene encoding 4-hydroxy-tetrahydrodipicolinate synthase, with protein MKRLKSASLITAIKTPYNLKGNIDLATYDKLVEQQISAGVDGIVVGGTTGEGHLLNWEEHLMLIGHSANKFGEKLIIVGNTGSNNTREAVNATEKGFAMGMDAALQINPYYGRTSTAGVLDHFNRVLAVGPAFIYNVPGRTGQDLTPDIIEPLASHKNFIGVKECTGNERISHYEQQGIACWSGNDDECFVGRHQFGAHGVISVTSNIIPGLMRTLMDNNEPQLNNDLQEFIKWLFCEPNPIALNTALMMTNAVEKIFRVPYHALNLEQRQQGFELLSKLDSKDIVGDSLSLLDDSDFIYKI; from the coding sequence ATGAAGCGATTAAAGTCGGCCAGTTTAATTACCGCCATAAAAACACCATATAACCTAAAAGGTAATATCGATTTAGCCACGTACGATAAATTAGTTGAACAACAAATATCAGCCGGCGTTGATGGCATAGTTGTTGGTGGTACTACCGGTGAAGGTCACTTACTTAATTGGGAAGAGCACTTAATGCTTATTGGTCATAGTGCGAATAAGTTTGGTGAAAAACTCATTATTGTCGGAAATACCGGCAGCAACAATACTCGTGAAGCGGTTAATGCAACAGAAAAAGGCTTTGCTATGGGAATGGATGCCGCGCTGCAAATCAACCCATATTACGGCAGAACATCTACCGCAGGTGTACTTGATCATTTTAATCGTGTTCTTGCTGTTGGTCCTGCGTTTATCTATAACGTTCCGGGTAGAACGGGGCAAGATTTAACACCTGATATTATTGAACCTTTAGCTAGTCATAAAAACTTTATCGGTGTTAAAGAGTGTACCGGTAATGAGCGGATCAGCCATTATGAACAGCAAGGCATTGCTTGTTGGTCGGGTAATGATGATGAATGTTTTGTTGGTCGTCATCAATTTGGCGCACACGGCGTAATTTCAGTGACTTCTAATATTATTCCAGGGTTAATGCGCACCTTAATGGACAATAATGAACCTCAGCTTAATAATGACTTACAAGAATTCATAAAGTGGTTATTTTGTGAGCCAAATCCGATAGCCTTAAATACAGCGTTAATGATGACCAATGCAGTAGAAAAAATATTCCGCGTTCCTTACCATGCCCTTAACTTAGAGCAGCGCCAGCAAGGCTTTGAATTATTGTCTAAACTAGATAGTAAAGATATTGTTGGCGATAGCTTATCTTTATTAGATGACAGTGATTTTATTTATAAAATTTAG
- a CDS encoding complement resistance protein TraT encodes MVRANELITIILLSLLLVLSGCSALSTSVKKKDLSVETKMSATIVLEPVTADNRTVYLQLRNTSDKQSLDYQTPVAAAITAKGYTLVEDPEKAHFWIQANILQVGKSDLRTINGKTDQGFGAAIQGAKIGSYFGDGDGKLAATVVGGLIGVITDAMVDDIVYVMITDLQISERAKQGVYITETNDAILKQGDSGKQTQESVETVDRKKYQTRITSTANQVNLTFEEAEKQLLEGLIQSMSGIL; translated from the coding sequence GTGGTTCGAGCTAATGAGCTGATAACTATAATACTTTTGTCATTGTTACTTGTATTGTCAGGTTGCAGTGCTTTAAGTACGTCAGTTAAAAAGAAAGACTTAAGCGTAGAAACTAAAATGTCAGCCACAATCGTATTAGAGCCAGTGACTGCAGATAATCGAACAGTTTATTTACAGTTACGCAATACCTCTGATAAACAGAGCTTGGATTATCAGACTCCTGTTGCCGCAGCAATTACCGCTAAAGGCTATACTCTTGTAGAAGACCCAGAAAAAGCTCACTTTTGGATTCAGGCTAATATCTTACAAGTAGGTAAGTCAGATCTTAGAACCATTAACGGTAAAACCGATCAAGGTTTTGGCGCAGCTATTCAAGGGGCAAAAATAGGATCGTATTTTGGTGATGGTGATGGCAAGTTAGCCGCAACCGTTGTTGGTGGTTTAATCGGTGTGATTACCGACGCTATGGTGGACGATATTGTTTATGTGATGATCACTGATTTACAAATATCAGAAAGAGCCAAGCAAGGCGTTTATATTACCGAAACTAATGATGCTATCCTTAAGCAGGGGGATTCGGGCAAGCAAACTCAAGAAAGTGTAGAAACTGTCGATAGAAAAAAATATCAGACGCGAATTACTTCTACCGCGAATCAAGTAAATTTAACGTTTGAAGAGGCTGAGAAGCAGTTACTCGAAGGCTTAATTCAATCAATGTCAGGCATATTATAA